GACGCGGATCTTGTCGTCGAAGCGTTCCTTGATGATGACGTAGATGTACTTGTCTATCGCTGTGGAGACGACGCATCCGCCGCCGTCCCGGTAGAACCCCTCGAAATCGGTGCCGCCTCCCGCGAAGCTTATCCGCAGGGGCGTCTGCGTGATGATCATGTGCTCTCCAGTTGCCAGTTACCAGTAAACAGTAACCAGTTTCGCGGGCGTCATCCTGAACTCGATTCGGGATCTATGGATGCTGAGACAAGTTCAGCATGACGGGCGAACTGATCACTGGTTACCGGTAACCGGTGACTTCATCTCTTCCCGTACCACTTCCGCGTGAACGCCTTGTACTCCGGCTGGTGGTCCTTGATCTTGCGCCACCAGGACTCGTTCTCGACGTACCACTTCACCGTCTCCTCGAGCGCCTCGTCGAAGTCGCGCCCCGGCTTCCATCCGAGAGAGCCGAGCTTCGAGCAGTCAATCGAGTATCGCCGGTCGTGACCGGGCCGGTCCTTCACGTACTTGATGAGCGACTCGGGCTTCCCGAGTATCGAGAGGATCGCCTTCGTGATATACAGGTTCGTGCGCTCGTTCCCGCCGCCGACGTTGTAGACCTCGCCGGGGACGCCTTCGTGGAGCGCGACGTCCACGCCCTCGCAATGATCGAGCACGTAGATCCAATCGCGCACCTGGTTCCCGTCGCCGTAGACGGGGAGCGACTTGCCCTCCATCGCGTTCGTGATGAAGAGCGGTATCAGCTTCTCCGGGTACTGGTACGGGCCGAAGTTGTTCGATCCCCTGGTAATAATAATCGGCATCCCGTAGGTCGCAAAGTAGGACCGGGCGAGCAGTTCTCCGCCCGCCTTGCTAGCGGAATAGGGGCTGTTCGGGCATAGCGGGTCGCCCTCCCGGAAGGAGCCTTCCGCGATCGCGCCGTACACCTCATCGGTCGAGATGTGGACGAAGCGCTCCACGCCGAGCTTCTTCGCGGCTTCGAGGAGCACGAACACGCCGAAGACGTCGGTCAGCACGAAGCCGCCCGGGTCGGCGATCGAGCGGTCAACGTGCGTCTCGGCGGCGAAGTTGACGACGGCGTCGCACTCGCGCATCAGCGGCTCGACGGCCTCTCGGTCGCGGATGTCGCCGTGGGTGAACTCGAACCGCGGGCTTCCGATCATGTCCGCGAGGTTGTCCATGTTCCCCGCGTAGGTGAGGGCGTCGAGCACGGAAATGCTGCATTCGGGGTGCTTATCGAGCATGTAGCGGCAGAAGTTGCTTCCGATGAAGCCCGCGCCGCCCGTGACGAGTATCTTCTTCATGGTTCTTGTCCGGAGTGCAATCTACTTCAGAATACGAGCCGCCAATCCGGGCGGTTCCGGAGAACGCGGAAGCACGGAAGAAAGGGAGGGCACGGAAAATGCTTCGTATCAGTAAACCGTGAGAGGATGCGAACGTCGAATACTCAACATCCAACGCCGAAGTACCGATCAGTTCAGAGATCATTGTTGGACGTTCGATGTTCGGTGTTCGATGCTTCCCTTCCTGCTTTCCTAATGGAGTTCCGTGTTCTCCGTACCCCTCCGTGTCTCCGTGTTCTCTGCTCACTTCATCACAATCGCCCAGTCGTAGGGCACCTCGGGCGAGTCCCAGGGCAGGCGGTACTCGTCGGGATCGGACGGGTCGTACGTTCGCGTGGGCAGGTTGAGCAGTATCGCGGTCTCGTCGCCGACGGTCTTGTATCCGTGGTAGACGCCGACGGGAATCCTGAGCAGGATCATGTTCTGCTCGCCGAGGAAGAACTCGTTCACCTCGCCCTTCGTCGGCGAACCCTCGCGCGCGTCGTAGAGGACCGCCTTCGCCATGCCCTTCACGACGGCGAAGAAGTCGTCCTGCTTCTTGTGGTAGTGCCAGGCCCTGACGACCTGGGGGTAGTTCACCGTCGCGTAGACCTGCCCGAACTCGGCGAATATCTCGTCGTCGCGCCGGAGGATTTCGGTGAGGCATCCGCGCTCGTCGGCATGCCGCTGAAGCTGCTTGATCTTCACGCCCTCGATCATGTTGCCCTCCCGGGATGCGTGCTGGGAGAAGTATACCCCCGGGGTGAGGCGAAGTCAACCGAGGCCTCGCGAAAAGCGATCTCTCACGGTGGCGTCCGAAGCGTCCGGTAGGGCGCCGCGTCGTGAAGGTCACGCCCTCATGCGGACGCGCCTCCGGATCCACGGCAGGCAGACCGCCGCCAACCCGCCTCCAAGCGCGAGAAGGGAGGACGGCTCGGGGACGGGTTCCCAGAGGACGGCGTGCCTTTCGCCGTCGGCGGTATCCGACCATCCCACAATCTGCCCGGCATTGTTGATGGCAGAGGCCTGACTGGAGTTGCCCCCAGGGAGTGTACCGAGGTCGTAGATCATGCCGCCCTGCCAGAGAGAAGCGCGCCGAAGAAAGTCGGGTGTGCAGTAATAGCCCACTATCTGTTCACTATCGTTAATGCTACTGGCGTAGCTGTCGGCTCCGAGCGTGCCAAGGTCTTGCATCGTACCGTTCTGCCATAGAAAAGCGCGGTGACCACCATCAGCAAGGCTGGACCAGCCTACCACCTGGCCGCTGTTGTTGATGCCATTGGCAGTACTGCTTCGCCCCCCCAGCGTACCGAGATTCTGCATCACACCGTCCTGCCACAGGAAAGCCTTGCTGAACCCATCGGCGGTGTCAGCGCCGCCCACTATCTGTCCATTATCATTGATATCGTGCGCGTGGCCGTAACCGCCCCCCAATGTGCCGAGGTCCTGCATCACACCCTCCTGCCATAGGAAGGCATGATTCGAGCCATCGGCAGTGCTGGAAGACCCTACTACCTGTCCGATATCATTGATGGCTCCGGCGGCGCTACTGGCGCCTCCCAGCGTATTGAGATCCAGCATGGTACCGTCCTGCCATAGGAAGGCATGGGTTGAATCACTGTCGGTCCTGGACGAGCCGACCACCTGACCGCTGTTGTTGATGCAGCACGCAGAGCTGTTGGTGCCACCCAGTGTTCCGATATCCCGCATCACACCATCCGCCAGCAAGAAGGCTCGGTACGGCCACGAGCCGAATCCGTTATCGGTAGTACCTACCACTTGGCCGTGATCGTTGATTCCACGGACGAAGCTCTCGCTGCCGCCTATGATGCCCAGGTCTCGGATTCTGTAGGGAACTGCGTTGACTTGGCCGCAAGCTGTGGCCAGTATGAGCATTGCCATCGCTAGAGTCCGCATCTATTCCACCTACCTACTATTGGCTGTAGAGTATTCGCTTCTTGAATGTATCAAACATATATCTGCCGTCAGCGGGCGCGGAGTTGGCATAGTTGGTGTGATCAAATCCTCCATTGACGGCAAGAGAGGGGTGTGCGGGATCATTTGTGAAACTCTGCGAGTAGTGCTGGTACAGAGACCCCTGCCATTGCTCCCAAAGCGAAACGAAGACGCCTCCGCCGTTCGACCCAGTCAGCGCGTCCAGGTTCTGAACGATGTCCAGATGAGTTAGCTGACTGCTGTTGTTCATGTAGGCATCTGTCACAAACACAACGAACCTGCGGCGTTCCGACGGCGAGTTGGTCTGCAGATCGGCGATAGCCGTGTACAGGGCATTCGTCTGCTCCTCCGTATTGCCATCTGCCGGAGAGTCGCTCACCCAGTCGCAGAAGTCATCAACACGGTCTTCGCCGGTGAACTGGCTCAAGGATAGGATCTGGGTAGACCGCCCCTCCCATGTATCGGAGAACGTGACAGCTCCGAATCTGGTTTGCGGCATCAGGCCGCTGATCTCCCGAACGAATGCCTGTACGCTACCTTCTTCCGGATATGATGCCTCATGGCCTGCCATTGAGCCGGAACGGTCAATGACGAACATAACGTCCTGAACCGACTCGGGATCGACGAACCAAGTGTCAGTCCGCTGCGTGGTGAACCCGGTCCCGCAGGAATTCCCGCCCCGGACGGTGACTGTGACCTGCCCCGGCGTTGCCCGCGAGATGAGCGCCGTCGCTGACCCGTTTTCGTCCGCAATTCCACAGTAACTCCTCATCCCCGACGGAAGTGGACTGCCGTTGAACTCCGTGATCGTCGCATCGGAAACGCTGAAGCAGACGACACACCCCTCGACATCTCCTCCGGCGAGTAGGGCTGTTATGGGTATAGTGTCTCCCGCCGCCGCATACGGAGGATTCGCGGAAAGCTCCATCACGAACCACCAGCATCCGTCGCTCTCGTCCGCGCCGATATCAACCGTGCTATACTGCACTCGCGACTGGGAGTCAATGTCCGCGGCGGGCATGCCCGATGCCCCATTCGAGCCGACGCCCACGCAAGGCGAGTCCGGTCGGAGATGCACTCCGTCCACGCCGAGCAGCGGGTCGTCCGAGATGTTGCCGTCCGTTCCGGTTGGATCGGTGATGCCGGAGTAGCGGTACGCGGTATTGCCGTACACGCAGTTGTTGACTACCTCAATGGTGCCTCCGGAGACGTACACACCGGAGGTGTTGGACACTACGATGTTGTTCGCGAACAGCAGGGACGAGCCGCTGGAGTAGATTCCGCCGCCGTGCGACCACGGGCCAGTGCCGTGGGTGTTGTCACTTATGGTGTTATTGACAACGCGGGCGGACCCGCATGACTCGCAGTATATGCCTGCGCCATACTCAGCTCCGGCGCTAGCCTCGGCATGGTTCGAGTGTATGACATTCCCCGCGATGAGCGGCGAGCCGCCCGAGCAGTAGATGCCTCCCCCGGAGGCGATGCCGGCGGTGTCCGTATACGCTGTGTTGCCGGCGATCATATTGTGAGTGATCGTCGGAGAGGAACTCACACACTTGATGCCGGCCCCCGACTGCGCTCTGCCGTTTCGAATAGTGAATCCGTCAATGACGGTGCTCGACGTCAGGCCGGATGGACAGGTTACGACCGAGTCCGATGCTCCTCCGTCCAGTATCGTCGGGTTGCCCAGGATGTTTCTTTCCTGTCGAAGGGTTTCGTTTCCGACGAATCCCCCATATAGCCCCACGCCGTCCGCGAGGGTAACGTTCTCGGCGTACGTTCCGTGAGCGACCCATATCTCCGCGCCGACTGATGCCGCGTTGAGTGCGCCCTGAACGGATCGCTTGGCGAGTGCCCACGTCGAGCCGTTGTTGTTGTCGTTACCGTCGGGCTTCACGTACATCACGAGCGGGACATCAGCCTGTGACCTCACCCGTATCATACGCGCACGGGTCTGGTTGA
This region of Armatimonadota bacterium genomic DNA includes:
- a CDS encoding VWA domain-containing protein yields the protein ADGFVDGNSDPVLGVRVAALDLAAGNSITLPAQVGAIVRVVGISSCATVNQTRARMIRVRSQADVPLVMYVKPDGNDNNNGSTWALAKRSVQGALNAASVGAEIWVAHGTYAENVTLADGVGLYGGFVGNETLRQERNILGNPTILDGGASDSVVTCPSGLTSSTVIDGFTIRNGRAQSGAGIKCVSSSPTITHNMIAGNTAYTDTAGIASGGGIYCSGGSPLIAGNVIHSNHAEASAGAEYGAGIYCESCGSARVVNNTISDNTHGTGPWSHGGGIYSSGSSLLFANNIVVSNTSGVYVSGGTIEVVNNCVYGNTAYRYSGITDPTGTDGNISDDPLLGVDGVHLRPDSPCVGVGSNGASGMPAADIDSQSRVQYSTVDIGADESDGCWWFVMELSANPPYAAAGDTIPITALLAGGDVEGCVVCFSVSDATITEFNGSPLPSGMRSYCGIADENGSATALISRATPGQVTVTVRGGNSCGTGFTTQRTDTWFVDPESVQDVMFVIDRSGSMAGHEASYPEEGSVQAFVREISGLMPQTRFGAVTFSDTWEGRSTQILSLSQFTGEDRVDDFCDWVSDSPADGNTEEQTNALYTAIADLQTNSPSERRRFVVFVTDAYMNNSSQLTHLDIVQNLDALTGSNGGGVFVSLWEQWQGSLYQHYSQSFTNDPAHPSLAVNGGFDHTNYANSAPADGRYMFDTFKKRILYSQ
- a CDS encoding PEP-CTERM sorting domain-containing protein; translated protein: MRTLAMAMLILATACGQVNAVPYRIRDLGIIGGSESFVRGINDHGQVVGTTDNGFGSWPYRAFLLADGVMRDIGTLGGTNSSACCINNSGQVVGSSRTDSDSTHAFLWQDGTMLDLNTLGGASSAAGAINDIGQVVGSSSTADGSNHAFLWQEGVMQDLGTLGGGYGHAHDINDNGQIVGGADTADGFSKAFLWQDGVMQNLGTLGGRSSTANGINNSGQVVGWSSLADGGHRAFLWQNGTMQDLGTLGADSYASSINDSEQIVGYYCTPDFLRRASLWQGGMIYDLGTLPGGNSSQASAINNAGQIVGWSDTADGERHAVLWEPVPEPSSLLALGGGLAAVCLPWIRRRVRMRA
- a CDS encoding dTDP-4-dehydrorhamnose 3,5-epimerase family protein; the encoded protein is MIEGVKIKQLQRHADERGCLTEILRRDDEIFAEFGQVYATVNYPQVVRAWHYHKKQDDFFAVVKGMAKAVLYDAREGSPTKGEVNEFFLGEQNMILLRIPVGVYHGYKTVGDETAILLNLPTRTYDPSDPDEYRLPWDSPEVPYDWAIVMK
- the rfbB gene encoding dTDP-glucose 4,6-dehydratase, with translation MKKILVTGGAGFIGSNFCRYMLDKHPECSISVLDALTYAGNMDNLADMIGSPRFEFTHGDIRDREAVEPLMRECDAVVNFAAETHVDRSIADPGGFVLTDVFGVFVLLEAAKKLGVERFVHISTDEVYGAIAEGSFREGDPLCPNSPYSASKAGGELLARSYFATYGMPIIITRGSNNFGPYQYPEKLIPLFITNAMEGKSLPVYGDGNQVRDWIYVLDHCEGVDVALHEGVPGEVYNVGGGNERTNLYITKAILSILGKPESLIKYVKDRPGHDRRYSIDCSKLGSLGWKPGRDFDEALEETVKWYVENESWWRKIKDHQPEYKAFTRKWYGKR